A genome region from Thalassococcus arenae includes the following:
- a CDS encoding pyrimidine 5'-nucleotidase — protein sequence MTKPAFAHVRHWVFDLDNTLYSPAVRLFDQIEEKMTGFVMRALGTDRAEADRLRRAYWAQYGTTLAGLMREHRIDPDAYLEEVHDISFDALEPDPHLAELIDRLPGRKIVYTNGSAPYAAQVLRARGLDAAFDAIYGVEHAGYRPKPERLAFEAVFARDGVDGPRAAMFEDEPRNLAAPHAMGLRTVHVAPEPEPADHIHHHTEDLGVFLARLT from the coding sequence CCCCCGCGGTGCGGCTGTTCGACCAGATCGAGGAAAAGATGACCGGCTTCGTGATGCGCGCGCTCGGCACCGACCGGGCCGAGGCCGACCGGCTGCGCCGCGCCTATTGGGCGCAATACGGCACGACCCTGGCCGGTCTCATGCGCGAACACCGGATCGACCCGGATGCCTATCTGGAAGAAGTGCACGACATCTCGTTCGATGCGCTCGAACCGGACCCGCATCTGGCCGAATTGATCGACCGCTTGCCGGGCCGCAAGATCGTCTACACCAATGGCAGCGCGCCTTATGCCGCGCAGGTTCTGCGGGCGCGCGGACTGGACGCGGCCTTCGACGCGATCTACGGCGTCGAACATGCCGGCTACCGGCCGAAACCGGAACGCCTGGCCTTCGAGGCGGTCTTTGCCCGCGACGGGGTCGACGGCCCCCGCGCGGCGATGTTCGAGGACGAGCCGCGCAACCTCGCGGCGCCGCATGCGATGGGCCTGCGCACCGTCCATGTCGCGCCCGAACCCGAACCGGCCGACCACATCCACCACCATACCGAGGACCTGGGCGTTTTCCTTGCCCGGTTGACCTGA